The genomic window TATCCGCAGCCCAAGCTCTGTCCCGTCCGTTCACTCTGGGAGGACTGACCGTCCCCAACCGGATCGTCATGTCTCCCATGACCCGCTCGTTCTCACCTGACGGGATCCCGGGCGCCGACGTAGCCGCCTACTACGCCCGCCGCGCAGCGGCTGGAGTGGGCCTGATAATCACGGAGGGCACTTACATCGACCACCCGTCGGCCGGCGATGACGTAGCTGTTCCTCGTCTTTTCGGGGAGGAGCAACTTACCGGCTGGACCGGGGTGGTCGATGCCGTGCACGCTGCGGGCGGGCGCATCGTCCCGCAGCTGTGGCACATCGGCATGGTGCGGGTACCGGGGCAGTCCCCCTTTCCCGACTCACCTCCGATCGGACCGTCCGGCCTCACTCTCACCGGCGTGGAACGAGGCGGTCGTGCCATGACGAGCGCGGACATCGACGATGTCATCGGCGCCTACGCTCAAGCGGCCTGGGAGGCCGAGCGGATCGGCTTCGACGGAATCGAGATCCACGGCGCGCACGGATACCTCATCGATCAGTTCCTCTGGTCCCTCACCAATCGGCGCACGGACAGGTACGGAGGCAACGCTGTCGAGCGGACACGGTTCGCCGCCGAAGTCGTGCAGGCGATCCGCGAGCGGGTCTCCAAGGACTTCCCGGTGATTTTCCGCTTCTCGCAGTGGAAGGCCAGTGACTTCCATGCCCGCCTCGCCGACACCCCGGACGAACTGCAGGCGGTGCTCGACCCCCTGGTGGACGCTGGAGTCACAGCTTTCCACGCATCCACACGGCGGTACTGGGAACCGGCGTTCGAAGGCTCTCACCTGAACCTCGCAGCCTGGGCCAAGAAGCTCACCGGGCAGGCAGCCATCACGGTCGGCTCGGTCGGCCTCAACGCCGACTTCCTGCAGGGCGGCGCGGGGACCGACGGTCTGGATGCACTGGTCGAAGGGCTGGAGCGGGATGAGTTCGACCTCGTAGCAATAGGCCGGGCGCTCCTGGTCGACCACGAGTGGGCACGGAAGGTCCTGGACAGCCGGGTCGACGGCTTCCTTCCGTTCACACCCGAGGCGGAGAAGACACTTTTCTGATCCCGGCGAAAGGCGGCGTCGAACGCCATCGATCGCGGGCAGCCTGGGCTGGGACCGGCTGCCCGTAGTGAGCTCGGGACTGCGGTACCGAAACCGCAGCGGCCGAAGGCAACCCGCCAGCCACAGGCACCGCCGGATCACATGCCTCTCGGGCGTACGAACTGAGCGCCGGCCGTCCCCGAAGTCTTCGCAGGCCGGGAGGCTCTTTGCAATATGGATGTGGCGATCGGTGCCGCGGGACGGCCGGGATAGCCACCAGCGATATCGGTGCCTACCTCGGCCTGGACATCGGCAAGGGGCGAACATCACCGGGTCCGGGTCGGCGTGCACCTGGGGCTGTGGTGGGGGCGGCTGGGACGGTCGCTCATTCCCGCCTCGCCGAGTTTGCGGTATCGCCCGGCCCACCGCTGTACCGCGGTTGGCGAGACCTGGAACCGCTCGGCCGCCCGGCGCAGGGGCTCATCCGTCATCGACCACGCAGCGGGCCTTGCCGCAGACGTCCGGTCTCGGTCAGGGGTGCATTACGGTGGGGCATGAGGGCCTTTCGCGCTGGTGTAGACGTCGCAATCCACACCGAACCCGGAAGGCCCTCACTCGTTCAAGATCCCCAAACTGTGATCACTGCCGCCGCACCCAACCTCCGTGGACGGAACACCTGCTGTGACCGCGAAGGTTCACCGGGTCCCGGCGGTCAGGGTGAGCTCCGAGTTGGGATGGTCTGGTCAGCGGTGGAGGGAGCCTGTCGTGCCCCCGCTCTGCGACGATTGCTGAGTGAGCAAGCAAGAGTGGGACACATTGACCAAGTCTGAAGAAGCCTTCATGGTCAATTCCTATGAGATCGACATCCTGCCTGGTGTCTGGGGCGATCTCGACGAAGCCGACCAGTCTCGACCGGTCAACGAGCTGGCGCGAATCTTGCTCGATCTCATCGATCGCGGGTGGATCGAGGTCCGCCGACTCGCGCCGTGGACCTCCCCCGCCGGGAAGAACGGCTTCCAGCCCGGCGAGCTGGTGCCTCGTGATCAGCTTCCGGCGATTCTCGAAGACGCGGCCAACTGGGAGTATCCCGAAGATGGCAACTGGATTGGCGCGTTGACCCTTGTCGAGACCGAGGCGGGAAAGAAGATCACTCGTCTTTCTCCCGAGGAGATGGCCGAGTAGGCCGTCATGGCGGGAAGCCTCAGGCCGCGGCCAACGATCGGCCGCCCCAGCGGAGGCCCTTCTCGCTGGGGATGCGGGCTCGTTCGCGGCGTTGGGCGGCCAGGAGGTCGGGGTGGCGGGCGCTGGCATTGCGCCAGCGCAGATGGCCGTGCAGCTCGC from Streptomyces sp. NBC_01341 includes these protein-coding regions:
- a CDS encoding NADH:flavin oxidoreductase; translation: MTHQLHRSTAVALSAAQALSRPFTLGGLTVPNRIVMSPMTRSFSPDGIPGADVAAYYARRAAAGVGLIITEGTYIDHPSAGDDVAVPRLFGEEQLTGWTGVVDAVHAAGGRIVPQLWHIGMVRVPGQSPFPDSPPIGPSGLTLTGVERGGRAMTSADIDDVIGAYAQAAWEAERIGFDGIEIHGAHGYLIDQFLWSLTNRRTDRYGGNAVERTRFAAEVVQAIRERVSKDFPVIFRFSQWKASDFHARLADTPDELQAVLDPLVDAGVTAFHASTRRYWEPAFEGSHLNLAAWAKKLTGQAAITVGSVGLNADFLQGGAGTDGLDALVEGLERDEFDLVAIGRALLVDHEWARKVLDSRVDGFLPFTPEAEKTLF